A genomic region of Rickettsiales bacterium contains the following coding sequences:
- the rplC gene encoding 50S ribosomal protein L3 — translation MRTGVIAKKLGMSRIFDEDGVHIPVTVLQLDNLKVVAHKTQERDGYTAVQLSSGKAKVKNVSKALRGHYAKAKVEPGMKLAEFRVSAENLPEIGAEIAATHYLPGQYVDVIGTTIGKGFAGVMKRWNFAGLEASHGVSVSHRSHGSTGQRQDPGKVFKGKKMAGHLGVERVTVSNLEVVSTDAERGFIYIKGAVPGSENSYVLIKDAVKRAAPANVPLPAALKKAADAAVAAPAEQKSE, via the coding sequence ATGAGAACCGGTGTAATTGCAAAGAAACTTGGGATGTCGCGCATTTTCGACGAAGATGGCGTTCATATCCCCGTAACCGTGCTCCAGCTTGATAATCTCAAGGTGGTTGCGCACAAGACTCAGGAACGTGACGGCTATACTGCTGTTCAGCTTTCTTCCGGTAAGGCGAAAGTGAAGAATGTCAGCAAAGCCCTGCGCGGCCATTATGCAAAGGCAAAAGTTGAGCCGGGCATGAAGCTCGCTGAATTTCGCGTGAGCGCAGAAAACCTCCCGGAAATCGGTGCGGAAATTGCTGCTACGCATTACTTGCCGGGTCAGTATGTAGACGTTATCGGCACGACGATCGGTAAAGGATTTGCCGGTGTTATGAAGCGTTGGAACTTCGCAGGTCTCGAAGCTTCGCACGGTGTATCGGTTTCGCATCGTTCACACGGTTCGACCGGTCAGCGTCAGGATCCGGGTAAAGTATTCAAAGGCAAGAAGATGGCTGGCCATCTAGGTGTTGAGCGCGTTACGGTGTCCAATCTGGAAGTGGTTTCCACGGATGCAGAACGTGGCTTTATCTATATCAAAGGTGCCGTACCGGGTTCTGAAAACAGCTACGTGCTTATTAAAGACGCTGTAAAGCGTGCTGCTCCGGCTAATGTGCCGCTGCCTGCCGCGCTGAAAAAAGCGGCTGATGCAGCTGTTGCCGCACCGGCAGAACAGAAGAGCGAATAG
- the rpsJ gene encoding 30S ribosomal protein S10, whose protein sequence is MNSQKIRIRLKAYDHMMLDNSTSEIVNTAKRTGAQVRGPVPLPRRIERFTVNRSPHIDKKSREQFEIRTHKRLIDIIDPTPQTVDALMKLDLSAGVDVKIQLGEEKAA, encoded by the coding sequence ATGAACAGTCAGAAAATACGGATTCGTCTGAAAGCATACGACCATATGATGCTGGATAACTCGACGAGCGAAATCGTGAACACCGCGAAGCGTACAGGCGCACAGGTTCGTGGCCCCGTGCCGCTGCCGCGTCGTATCGAGCGTTTTACGGTTAACCGTTCACCGCACATCGATAAGAAGTCGCGCGAGCAGTTCGAAATCCGTACGCATAAGCGTCTTATCGACATTATCGATCCGACGCCACAGACTGTTGATGCGCTGATGAAGCTCGATCTCTCCGCCGGGGTTGACGTGAAGATTCAGCTGGGTGAGGAGAAGGCAGCATGA